The following are encoded in a window of Ignavibacteriales bacterium genomic DNA:
- a CDS encoding Rrf2 family transcriptional regulator: MIYTKTGEYAIRAILFLARQTKDSLIMSSEIAKSEDIPAHYLAKILQRMAKYGYVDSFKGRGGGFKITELAKKSSILEIVERVEGPVINLKCVTGLKECSDEFPCPLHEEWAELRNKIYNLISSRSVQDVAEKYSETLRKVK; the protein is encoded by the coding sequence ATGATCTATACTAAAACGGGAGAGTACGCAATAAGAGCAATTTTGTTCTTGGCTCGTCAAACCAAAGATAGCTTGATCATGTCTTCAGAAATAGCAAAAAGTGAAGATATTCCGGCTCATTATCTCGCAAAAATTTTGCAAAGAATGGCTAAATACGGTTATGTAGATTCATTTAAAGGAAGAGGCGGAGGATTTAAGATTACCGAACTTGCTAAAAAAAGTTCTATCCTGGAAATTGTTGAGAGAGTAGAAGGACCTGTTATAAACTTAAAATGTGTAACCGGTCTAAAAGAATGTTCTGATGAATTCCCATGTCCTCTTCATGAAGAATGGGCTGAATTAAGGAATAAAATATATAATCTTATTTCCAGCAGATCGGTTCAAGATGTTGCAGAAAAGTATTCTGAAACATTGAGAAAAGTAAAATAA